From Leptotrichia wadei, one genomic window encodes:
- the metE gene encoding 5-methyltetrahydropteroyltriglutamate--homocysteine S-methyltransferase, whose product MKTAIIGYPRIGENRELKFAIEKYWRNEITENELLEIAEKLRKDQWLKQKEEKISFIPGNTFSFYDGILDTIILLNAIPKHYKDLGLNELNTYFAIARGYQGEKGDVKALSMRKWYNTNYHYMVPELDDYAEIKLNADKIFNELEEAKKLGVNTHPSVIGPFTFYKLAKTTGNKEKKEYLTDIVNVYVELLKKCNEKNIDWIQIEEPQLVTDQTEEDIKLFEEIYTEILKNKKDVKVLLQTYFGDVRDCYKTITKLDFDGIGLDFAEGRQTEKLITEKGFPKDKILFAGIVNGKNIWKCDYKKVLNILNNLKGKVENIVITTSCSLLHVPYTLRNEKKLSENILRHFSFAEEKLSELKELGELSQVLWENSLEKVQENEFYVKNQKIITSEKGMEDKEVRDTVKKLKDSDFVREGARKERQKIQREELNIPLLATTTIGSFPQTKEVKLNRSKFRKGEISKEEYDKNVFNFIKECIELQEKIGLDVLVHGEYERNDMVEFFGENLAGYIFTEKAWVQSYGTRCVKPPIIFGDVKRTKPISVLYSEYAQKLTKKPVKGMLTGPVTILNWSFPREDISLSEMAFQIGLAIREEVLDLEKAGIKIIQIDEAALREKLPLRKEDWHKEYLDWGLKAFRLCHSGVKVDTQIHTHMCYSQFEDIIKDIDNMDADIITFEASRSKLTILDFLKENNFETEVGPGVYDIHSPRVPSVEEIVAALEIMVKKIGKEKLWVNPDCGLKTRGITETVKSLENLVEATKIVKSRL is encoded by the coding sequence ATGAAAACGGCGATTATTGGATACCCTAGAATTGGGGAGAATAGAGAATTAAAATTTGCGATAGAAAAATATTGGAGAAATGAAATTACAGAGAATGAACTTTTGGAAATAGCGGAAAAGCTTAGAAAAGACCAGTGGTTAAAACAGAAGGAAGAAAAAATTTCATTTATTCCGGGAAATACATTTTCATTTTATGATGGAATACTGGATACAATAATTTTATTGAATGCGATTCCAAAACATTATAAAGATTTAGGATTGAATGAACTGAATACATATTTTGCAATTGCGAGAGGTTATCAAGGGGAAAAAGGAGATGTAAAAGCTCTTTCAATGAGAAAATGGTACAATACCAATTATCATTATATGGTTCCTGAACTAGATGATTATGCAGAGATTAAATTAAATGCAGATAAGATATTTAATGAACTTGAGGAAGCTAAAAAATTAGGAGTGAACACTCATCCGTCAGTAATTGGACCATTTACATTTTATAAATTGGCTAAAACAACTGGAAATAAAGAGAAAAAAGAATATTTAACTGATATTGTAAATGTTTATGTGGAATTGCTGAAAAAATGTAATGAAAAAAATATCGATTGGATTCAAATTGAAGAACCGCAATTAGTAACAGATCAGACAGAGGAAGATATAAAATTGTTTGAAGAAATTTATACAGAAATTTTGAAGAATAAGAAAGATGTAAAAGTATTGCTTCAAACATATTTTGGAGATGTGAGAGATTGCTACAAGACAATAACAAAACTTGATTTTGATGGGATAGGTCTTGATTTTGCTGAAGGAAGACAAACTGAGAAATTAATAACTGAAAAGGGATTTCCAAAAGATAAAATATTATTTGCAGGAATTGTAAATGGGAAAAATATTTGGAAATGTGACTATAAAAAAGTTTTAAATATATTGAATAATTTAAAAGGAAAAGTTGAAAATATAGTAATAACGACATCTTGTTCACTGCTTCATGTGCCTTATACTTTGAGAAATGAAAAAAAATTATCAGAAAATATATTAAGACATTTCTCGTTTGCTGAGGAAAAATTATCAGAATTAAAAGAGTTGGGAGAATTGAGTCAAGTTCTTTGGGAAAATTCGCTGGAAAAAGTACAGGAAAATGAATTTTATGTAAAAAACCAAAAAATTATAACTTCTGAAAAAGGAATGGAAGATAAGGAAGTTAGAGATACGGTTAAAAAATTGAAAGATAGTGATTTTGTAAGAGAGGGAGCAAGAAAGGAAAGACAGAAAATTCAAAGGGAAGAGTTGAATATTCCTTTACTTGCAACAACTACAATAGGTTCTTTTCCCCAAACAAAGGAAGTGAAGCTAAATAGAAGCAAATTTAGAAAAGGTGAAATTAGCAAAGAAGAATATGATAAAAATGTATTTAACTTCATAAAAGAATGTATTGAATTGCAGGAAAAAATTGGACTTGATGTGCTTGTGCATGGAGAGTATGAAAGAAATGACATGGTTGAATTTTTTGGAGAAAATCTGGCAGGATATATATTTACAGAAAAAGCGTGGGTTCAGTCTTACGGAACAAGATGTGTAAAACCGCCAATAATTTTTGGAGATGTGAAAAGAACAAAACCAATTTCAGTTCTATATTCTGAATATGCTCAGAAATTAACTAAAAAGCCTGTTAAAGGAATGCTTACAGGGCCTGTAACAATATTAAACTGGTCATTTCCAAGAGAAGATATTTCATTAAGCGAAATGGCATTTCAAATTGGACTTGCCATACGAGAAGAAGTATTGGATTTAGAAAAAGCAGGAATAAAAATAATTCAGATAGATGAAGCCGCACTTAGGGAAAAATTACCGTTAAGAAAAGAAGATTGGCATAAAGAATACCTTGATTGGGGATTGAAGGCATTTAGACTTTGCCATAGCGGAGTAAAAGTTGATACGCAGATTCACACACATATGTGCTATAGTCAATTTGAAGATATAATAAAAGACATTGACAATATGGATGCCGATATTATAACATTTGAAGCTTCAAGATCAAAATTGACAATTCTTGATTTCCTAAAAGAAAATAACTTTGAAACAGAGGTAGGTCCTGGAGTTTATGATATTCACTCTCCTAGAGTACCTTCAGTTGAAGAAATTGTAGCAGCTTTAGAAATAATGGTTAAAAAAATTGGGAAGGAAAAATTATGGGTAAATCCAGATTGTGGATTAAAGACAAGAGGAATTACAGAAACTGTAAAAAGTTTGGAAAATCTTGTTGAAGCTACAAAAATTGTGAAAAGTAGATTATAG
- a CDS encoding LysR family transcriptional regulator, with the protein MTLQQLKYVVTVAEKGTLSDAAKELFVSQPALTKAIKELEDEMNISIFNRTNKGVIVSLEGDRFLGYARQVLEQTDLLEEEYKKGNKITRHFSVSAQHYSFAVNAFVDVIKKFGENKYDFTLRETQTNEIIEDVSKRKSEIGILYTSGANKTVIEKMIKRNNLKFIELFTAKPHVFISFNHPLAKKESISLEDLKEYPYLSFEQGDYNSFYFSEEILSTIDRDKNIKVRDRATLFNLAVGLNGYTVSTGIISKELNGENIIARPLEVDEYMKVGIIMQKNIELSVYGKVYVEALKEHLKYTEIL; encoded by the coding sequence ATGACATTACAACAATTAAAGTATGTAGTTACAGTCGCTGAAAAAGGGACATTGAGTGATGCTGCAAAAGAGCTTTTTGTTTCTCAACCAGCACTGACTAAGGCTATAAAAGAATTGGAAGATGAAATGAATATATCAATTTTTAACAGAACAAATAAGGGAGTGATTGTTTCTCTTGAGGGAGATAGATTTTTGGGATATGCAAGGCAGGTTTTGGAACAGACAGATTTATTGGAGGAAGAGTATAAGAAGGGAAATAAGATAACTAGGCATTTTTCGGTGTCTGCACAGCATTATTCGTTTGCAGTAAATGCTTTTGTGGATGTGATTAAGAAGTTTGGGGAAAATAAGTACGATTTTACGCTTAGGGAAACTCAGACTAATGAAATTATTGAAGATGTGAGCAAGAGAAAAAGTGAAATTGGGATTTTGTATACTTCAGGGGCAAATAAAACTGTGATTGAGAAAATGATAAAAAGAAATAATTTGAAATTTATTGAATTATTTACTGCGAAGCCGCATGTTTTTATTAGTTTCAATCATCCTTTAGCAAAAAAAGAAAGCATTAGTCTTGAAGATTTGAAGGAATATCCATATTTGTCGTTTGAGCAGGGGGATTACAATTCATTTTATTTTTCGGAAGAAATACTTAGCACGATTGACAGGGATAAAAATATAAAAGTTAGGGACAGGGCGACTTTGTTTAATTTGGCAGTTGGGCTTAATGGGTATACTGTGAGTACAGGGATAATCAGTAAAGAGCTGAATGGAGAAAATATTATTGCAAGACCGCTGGAAGTTGATGAGTATATGAAAGTGGGGATTATAATGCAGAAAAATATTGAACTTAGTGTTTATGGGAAAGTTTATGTTGAGGCTTTGAAGGAGCATTTGAAATATACGGAAATTTTGTAA